The following coding sequences lie in one Streptomyces xiamenensis genomic window:
- a CDS encoding ABC transporter ATP-binding protein has product MTGIEVRGATKRYGALTAVDDLSFTVREGAVTAFLGPNGAGKTTTMRMMVGHITPTSGSVTIGGRRYRDIPRPTTVVGAAFDAGSFHPQHTARDHLRIYAAMGGHPDARVAELLALLALTEAAGRRTATFSTGMRQRLNLATALLGDPRVLLLDEPGNGLDPQGMAWLRAFLRGLAEEGRTVLVSSHALGEMEQFADDVVVIGRGRLVTAGPLAELAGAAHAVLVRTPDATGLTKTLAGAGHRVEALGPQELRVRGLDAAGVGDLAALEGLRIHGLTTEHLGLEQLFLELTGPPGATGPGTPADGRSTP; this is encoded by the coding sequence ATGACCGGCATAGAGGTGCGCGGGGCGACCAAGCGGTACGGGGCCCTCACCGCCGTCGACGACCTCAGCTTCACCGTGCGGGAGGGCGCCGTCACGGCCTTCCTGGGCCCGAACGGCGCCGGCAAGACGACCACGATGCGCATGATGGTCGGTCACATCACCCCGACCTCCGGCAGCGTGACGATCGGCGGACGCCGCTACCGCGACATCCCCCGCCCGACCACGGTGGTGGGCGCCGCCTTCGACGCCGGCTCCTTCCACCCGCAGCACACGGCCCGCGACCACCTGCGGATCTACGCCGCGATGGGGGGCCATCCCGACGCCCGCGTGGCGGAACTGCTCGCCCTGCTGGCCCTGACCGAGGCCGCCGGGCGCCGGACCGCGACCTTCTCCACCGGCATGCGCCAGCGGCTCAACCTGGCCACCGCCCTGCTCGGCGACCCACGCGTGCTGCTGCTCGACGAACCGGGCAACGGCCTGGACCCGCAGGGCATGGCCTGGCTGCGCGCGTTCCTGCGCGGGCTGGCCGAGGAGGGCCGCACCGTCCTGGTCTCCAGCCACGCGCTCGGCGAGATGGAGCAGTTCGCCGACGACGTGGTGGTCATCGGGCGGGGCCGGCTGGTGACGGCCGGCCCGCTGGCCGAACTCGCCGGCGCGGCGCACGCCGTGCTGGTCCGGACACCCGACGCCACCGGACTGACCAAAACGCTGGCCGGCGCGGGCCACCGGGTGGAGGCGCTCGGCCCCCAGGAGCTGCGCGTGCGCGGGCTGGACGCGGCGGGCGTGGGTGACCTGGCCGCCCTCGAAGGGCTGCGTATCCACGGCCTGACCACCGAACACCTCGGCCTCGAACAGCTCTTCCTCGAACTCACCGGGCCCCCCGGCGCCACCGGCCCCGGCACCCCCGCCGACGGACGGAGCACGCCATGA
- a CDS encoding helix-turn-helix domain-containing protein: protein MSASSERWAELAFHPVRIRILGAVAGGRHTASGLAAQLPDVPQATLYRQIATLAKAGLLVVVDERRVKGTAERVYALPEGGVTPSPEALAAASPQDHARYFTAFVSTLLAEYARYLTRDHIDLAADGAGYQQTVLHLSDEEFARFAQGFGELVRPLLANEPGGDRVPRLLATVLLPLTTTKGDEE from the coding sequence GTGAGTGCTTCCTCAGAACGCTGGGCCGAACTGGCCTTCCACCCCGTCCGCATCCGGATCCTCGGCGCGGTGGCGGGCGGCCGGCACACGGCCTCCGGCCTCGCCGCCCAGCTCCCCGACGTGCCGCAGGCCACGCTGTACCGGCAGATCGCCACCCTCGCCAAGGCCGGCCTGCTGGTGGTGGTGGACGAACGCAGGGTCAAGGGGACGGCGGAACGCGTGTACGCGCTGCCGGAGGGCGGGGTCACCCCGTCCCCCGAGGCACTCGCCGCCGCCTCCCCGCAGGACCACGCGCGGTACTTCACCGCGTTCGTCTCCACCCTGCTCGCCGAGTACGCCCGCTACCTCACCAGGGACCACATCGACCTGGCCGCCGACGGCGCCGGGTACCAGCAGACGGTGCTGCACCTGAGCGACGAGGAGTTCGCGCGGTTCGCCCAGGGATTCGGCGAACTGGTGCGGCCCCTGCTCGCGAACGAGCCCGGCGGGGACCGGGTGCCCCGGCTGCTGGCGACCGTGCTCCTCCCGCTGACCACGACGAAGGGCGACGAGGAATGA
- a CDS encoding geranylgeranyl reductase family protein produces the protein MDASASEHSADVIVVGAGPAGSTTAYHLAQAGLDVLLLEKTSFPREKVCGDGLTPRATKQLVGMGIDVSEEAGWLRNKGLRIIGGGHRLQLDWPELAAYPDYGLVRRREDFDELLARQAEKAGAQLFERCNVTGPIQDDRAAGRIVGVTAKLGEDKRQVTFRAPVVVAADGNSSRLSLAMGLHRNDKRPMGVAVRTYFTSPRHDDDYLESWLELWDRRGDEPRLLPGYGWIFGMGDGTSNVGLGILNSSSAFRELDWREVLKAWCASMPEEWGYTPENMSGPIRGAALPMAFNRKPHYSRGLLLVGDSGGLVNPFNGEGIAYAMESGEIAAEVIVQALARQSPAQRELTLRAYPKTLQETYGGYYTLGRAFVKLIGNPKIMKLATDRGLSHPVLMRFTLKLLANLTDPTGGDAMDRVINGLAKVAPKA, from the coding sequence ATCGATGCAAGCGCTTCCGAACACTCAGCTGATGTGATCGTCGTCGGAGCCGGACCGGCCGGCTCGACGACCGCGTACCACCTCGCCCAGGCCGGGCTCGACGTCCTGCTGCTGGAGAAGACCTCCTTCCCCCGGGAGAAGGTCTGCGGCGACGGACTGACCCCGCGCGCCACCAAGCAGCTCGTGGGCATGGGCATCGATGTCTCCGAGGAAGCCGGCTGGCTGCGCAACAAGGGCCTGCGGATCATCGGCGGCGGGCACCGGCTCCAGCTGGACTGGCCCGAGCTGGCCGCCTACCCCGACTACGGACTCGTGCGGCGCCGCGAGGACTTCGACGAACTGCTCGCGCGGCAGGCCGAGAAGGCCGGCGCCCAGCTGTTCGAGCGCTGCAACGTGACCGGCCCGATCCAGGACGACCGGGCGGCCGGCCGGATCGTCGGCGTCACCGCCAAGCTCGGCGAGGACAAGCGCCAGGTCACCTTCCGCGCCCCCGTCGTGGTGGCCGCCGACGGCAACTCCTCGCGGCTGTCGCTGGCCATGGGCCTGCACCGCAACGACAAGCGCCCGATGGGCGTGGCGGTGCGCACGTATTTCACCAGCCCGCGCCACGACGACGACTACCTGGAGTCCTGGCTGGAGCTGTGGGACCGGCGCGGCGACGAGCCGCGGCTGCTCCCCGGCTACGGCTGGATCTTCGGGATGGGCGACGGCACCTCCAACGTGGGCCTGGGCATCCTCAACAGCTCCAGCGCGTTCCGGGAGCTGGACTGGCGCGAGGTGCTCAAGGCGTGGTGCGCCTCCATGCCCGAGGAGTGGGGCTACACGCCGGAGAACATGAGCGGCCCGATCCGGGGCGCCGCGCTGCCGATGGCGTTCAACCGGAAGCCGCACTACTCGCGCGGGCTGCTCCTGGTGGGTGACTCCGGCGGTCTGGTGAACCCGTTCAACGGCGAGGGCATCGCGTACGCCATGGAGTCCGGCGAGATCGCGGCCGAGGTGATCGTCCAGGCGCTGGCGCGGCAGTCCCCGGCACAGCGGGAGCTGACGCTGCGGGCGTACCCGAAGACGCTCCAGGAGACGTACGGCGGCTACTACACGCTCGGCCGGGCGTTCGTGAAGCTGATCGGCAACCCGAAGATCATGAAGCTGGCGACCGACCGGGGGCTGTCGCACCCGGTGCTGATGCGCTTCACGCTCAAGCTGCTGGCGAACCTCACCGACCCGACCGGCGGGGACGCCATGGACCGGGTCATCAACGGGCTGGCGAAGGTCGCGCCGAAGGCGTAG
- a CDS encoding demethylmenaquinone methyltransferase — protein sequence MTRATLDKQPSEVAAMFDAVAAKYDLTNDVLALGQNRRWRKAVARAVDARPGERVLDLAAGTGTSSLPFAAAGAYTVPCDFSIGMLNEGKGREPWLPFTAGDATRLPFQNDVFDKVTISFGLRNVQDTDAALRELLRVTRPGGRVVVCEFSHPTWQPFRTLYTEYLMRGLPPVAEKVSSSPDAYVYLAESIRAWPDQPALAALLQKAGWQRVAWRDLTGGIVALHRGAKPAAA from the coding sequence GTGACCCGTGCCACGTTGGACAAGCAGCCCAGTGAAGTCGCCGCGATGTTCGACGCGGTGGCCGCGAAGTACGACCTGACCAATGATGTGCTGGCCCTGGGCCAGAACCGCCGCTGGCGCAAGGCCGTCGCCCGCGCCGTCGACGCCCGCCCCGGCGAGCGGGTCCTGGACCTCGCCGCCGGCACCGGCACCTCCTCCCTGCCCTTCGCCGCGGCCGGCGCGTACACCGTGCCGTGCGACTTCAGCATCGGGATGCTGAACGAGGGCAAGGGCCGCGAGCCCTGGCTGCCGTTCACCGCGGGGGACGCCACCAGGCTGCCGTTCCAGAACGATGTGTTCGACAAGGTGACCATTTCCTTCGGGCTGCGCAACGTCCAGGACACGGACGCGGCGCTGCGTGAACTGCTGCGCGTCACCCGGCCGGGCGGCCGGGTGGTGGTGTGCGAATTCAGCCACCCCACCTGGCAGCCGTTCCGCACCCTTTACACGGAGTACCTGATGCGGGGGTTGCCGCCGGTAGCCGAAAAGGTCTCCTCCAGCCCCGACGCGTACGTCTATCTCGCCGAGTCCATCCGCGCCTGGCCCGATCAGCCCGCCCTCGCGGCGCTGCTGCAGAAGGCCGGCTGGCAGCGGGTGGCCTGGCGCGACCTCACCGGCGGGATCGTCGCCCTGCACCGCGGGGCGAAGCCCGCCGCCGCCTGA
- a CDS encoding DUF3152 domain-containing protein: MPSVDRTIRRAGRAVLRRRRLQRRRRTVALFAAAGLVLLVVLGMGARLFLDGDAGTGQDPAAAPPPVEEPEPAPDQDEEPESGADAEEEPEQDDAPDVQPIDIPSTGPGTFRTAPATGHRVGEGTVRRYMVQIEDGIDLDPVETAQEIETILADPRGWTTDGISAFQLAEEGTVDFTVKVATPGTVDDICGEYGLDTGGEVNCQVGQTVVVNLLRWMEGSPQFPGPVTEYRALIINHEVGHRLGHGHEGCPEEGALAPAMMQQIKGLDGCEANAWPYDEDGTYISGPRVP, encoded by the coding sequence ATGCCTTCCGTAGACCGAACCATCCGCCGTGCCGGCCGTGCCGTCCTGAGGCGCCGCAGGCTCCAGCGGCGCAGACGGACGGTCGCTCTCTTCGCCGCCGCGGGCCTCGTCCTGCTGGTCGTCCTGGGCATGGGAGCCCGGCTGTTCCTGGACGGCGACGCCGGTACCGGGCAGGACCCGGCCGCCGCGCCGCCCCCGGTGGAGGAGCCGGAGCCCGCCCCGGACCAGGACGAGGAGCCGGAGTCCGGCGCGGACGCCGAGGAGGAGCCGGAGCAGGACGATGCGCCGGATGTACAGCCGATCGACATCCCGTCCACCGGGCCCGGCACCTTCCGCACCGCCCCGGCCACCGGCCACCGGGTCGGCGAGGGCACGGTGCGCCGCTACATGGTGCAGATCGAGGACGGCATCGACCTGGACCCGGTGGAGACCGCACAGGAGATCGAGACGATCCTGGCCGATCCGCGCGGCTGGACCACCGACGGCATCAGCGCCTTCCAGCTCGCCGAGGAGGGCACGGTCGACTTCACGGTGAAGGTCGCCACCCCCGGCACGGTGGACGACATCTGCGGCGAGTACGGGCTGGACACCGGCGGCGAGGTCAACTGCCAGGTGGGTCAGACGGTGGTGGTGAACCTGCTGCGCTGGATGGAGGGTTCGCCCCAGTTCCCCGGGCCGGTCACCGAGTACCGGGCGCTGATCATCAACCACGAGGTCGGCCACCGGCTCGGCCACGGTCACGAGGGCTGCCCGGAGGAGGGCGCCCTGGCCCCCGCGATGATGCAGCAGATCAAGGGCCTTGACGGCTGCGAGGCCAACGCCTGGCCGTACGACGAGGACGGCACGTACATCAGCGGCCCCCGGGTCCCCTGA